From a region of the Phragmites australis chromosome 21, lpPhrAust1.1, whole genome shotgun sequence genome:
- the LOC133903408 gene encoding probable inorganic phosphate transporter 1-8 has product MARRPEQLNVLSALDVAKTQCYHFTAIVVAGMGFFTDAYDLFCISLVTKLLGRIYYTDTAKPDPGSLPPNVAMAANGVAFCGTFAGQLFFGWLGDKLGRKSVYGMTLMLMVICSIASGLSFGHTPTGVMSTLCFFRFWLWFGIGGDYPLSATIMSEYANKKTRGAFIAAVFSMQGFGILAGGIVTLIISAAFRAGYPAPAYQDNALASTISQADYVWRIILMLGAVPALLTYYWRMKMPETARYTALVAKNAKQAAADMSKVLHTEIVEEQDKLEDMVTARSNSFGLFSREFARRHGLHLVGTATTWFLLDIAFYSQNLFQKDIFTSINWIPKARTMSALEEVFRISRAQTLIALCGTVPGYWFTVALIDIVGRFAIQLMGFFMMTVFMLGLAVPYHHWTTPGNHIGFVVMYAFTFFFANFGPNSTTFIVPAEIFPARLRSTCHGISAAAGKAGAIVGAFGFLYAAQDPHKPDAGYKPGIGVRNSLFVLAGFSMLGFVLTFLVPEAKGKSLEEMSGEADDGEAEAGSAVRPSLSQIA; this is encoded by the coding sequence ATGGCACGGAGGCCAGAGCAGCTAAATGTGCTGAGCGCGCTGGATGTGGCCAAGACGCAGTGCTACCACTTCACGGCCATCGTGGTCGCCGGCATGGGCTTCTTCACGGACGCTTACGACCTCTTCTGCATCTCCCTCGTCACCAAGCTGCTGGGCCGCATCTACTACACGGACACCGCCAAGCCCGACCCGGGCTCTCTCCCGCCCAACGTCGCCATGGCCGCCAACGGCGTCGCCTTCTGCGGCACGTTCGCCGGCCAGCTATTCTTCGGCTGGCTCGGGGACAAGCTCGGCCGCAAGAGCGTCTACGGCATGACGCTGATGCTCATGGTCATCTGCTCCATCGCGTCGGGGCTCTCGTTTGGCCACACGCCCACGGGGGTCATGTCCACGCTCTGCTTCTTCCGGTTCTGGCTCTGGTTCGGCATTGGCGGCGACTACCCGCTCTCGGCGACCATCATGTCCGAGTACGCCAACAAGAAGACCCGCGGCGCGTTCATCGCCGCCGTGTTCTCCATGCAGGGCTTCGGTATCCTTGCCGGCGGTATTGTCACGCTCATCATCTCCGCCGCCTTCCGCGCCGGGTACCCGGCCCCGGCGTACCAGGACAACGCCCTCGCGTCCACCATATCGCAGGCCGACTACGTTTGGCGCATCATCCTCATGCTCGGCGCCGTGCCGGCGCTGCTCACCTACTACTGGCGGATGAAGATGCCGGAGACGGCGCGGTACACAGCGCTCGTGGCCAAGAACGCCAAGCAGGCCGCCGCCGACATGTCCAAGGTGCTCCATACAGAGATCGTGGAGGAGCAGGATAAGCTGGAGGATATGGTCACCGCCCGGAGCAACAGCTTCGGACTCTTCTCCCGGGAGTTCGCGCGCCGGCACGGCCTCCACCTCGTCGGCACGGCCACCACCTGGTTCCTCCTCGACATCGCCTTCTACAGCCAGAACCTGTTCCAGAAGGACATCTTCACCAGCATCAACTGGATCCCCAAGGCGCGCACCATGAGCGCGCTTGAGGAGGTGTTCCGCATCTCTCGCGCCCAGACGCTCATCGCGCTCTGCGGCACCGTGCCCGGGTACTGGTTCACCGTCGCGCTCATTGACATCGTCGGCCGCTTCGCCATCCAGCTAATGGGCTTCTTCATGATGACCGTCTTCATGCTCGGCCTCGCAGTGCCGTACCACCACTGGACGACGCCCGGCAACCACATCGGGTTCGTGGTCATGTACgccttcaccttcttcttcgcCAACTTCGGACCCAACAGCACCACCTTCATCGTGCCGGCCGAGATCTTCCCGGCGCGGCTGCGGTCCACGTGCCACGGCATCTCGGCGGCCGCGGGGAAGGCCGGCGCCATCGTCGGGGCGTTCGGGTTCCTGTACGCGGCACAGGACCCCCACAAGCCGGACGCCGGGTACAAGCCCGGGATCGGCGTGCGCAACTCGCTGTTCGTGCTCGCCGGGTTCAGCATGCTCGGGTTCGTCCTCACGTTCCTCGTGCCGGAGGCCAAGGGGAAGTCGCTCGAGGAGATGTCCGGCGAGGCCGACGACGGCGAGGCGGAGGCTGGCAGCGCCGTGCGGCCGTCGTTATCCCAGATAGCGTAG